Proteins encoded within one genomic window of Desulfobulbaceae bacterium:
- a CDS encoding WecB/TagA/CpsF family glycosyltransferase gives MGQSVNMFGLNIASVSFAEAVSALSEVLDKEAPAKVVVTPNTDQIVKLSRDHDLLLQYQTADFIFPDGFPLVVASHLLHGKGGCQERVTGADLFPALCRVVDKQHGRIFLLGGHPEDEASLSLAMINKYPSAQIEIFSPSMNFTTDSAEGRDAIERINRFKPDLTFACLGMPKQERWALRYRSMLATKLICCFGAAFEFDLGLTKRAPVAIQKIGLEWLWRLLGNPRALSRRYLIDDPYFAVILLRELLKTARHRRNEPRI, from the coding sequence ATGGGACAATCCGTGAACATGTTCGGGCTTAACATCGCCTCTGTCTCCTTTGCCGAAGCAGTTTCGGCGTTAAGTGAGGTCCTCGACAAAGAGGCCCCAGCCAAAGTGGTGGTAACACCCAATACCGACCAGATTGTCAAACTCAGCCGGGACCATGATCTTCTCCTCCAGTATCAAACCGCCGACTTCATCTTCCCTGACGGATTTCCACTCGTCGTTGCCTCGCACTTGCTGCACGGCAAAGGTGGTTGCCAAGAACGAGTCACCGGGGCAGACCTGTTCCCCGCCCTCTGCCGGGTAGTCGATAAACAACATGGCAGAATTTTTCTGCTGGGCGGGCACCCCGAAGATGAAGCATCTCTCAGCCTGGCCATGATCAATAAATATCCATCTGCGCAAATAGAAATATTCTCCCCCTCAATGAACTTTACCACTGATTCAGCCGAAGGCCGGGATGCTATCGAACGAATTAACCGGTTCAAGCCAGACCTTACTTTTGCCTGCCTGGGAATGCCCAAACAGGAACGCTGGGCTCTTCGTTATCGTTCGATGCTGGCAACAAAACTGATCTGCTGCTTTGGCGCCGCCTTCGAGTTCGACTTGGGATTGACCAAACGGGCTCCTGTCGCAATCCAAAAAATTGGCCTGGAATGGCTGTGGCGTCTCCTGGGCAACCCCCGCGCATTGAGTAGGCGCTACCTGATTGACGATCCATATTTTGCGGTGATCCTGTTGCGGGAATTACTCAAAACGGCTCGTCATCGCCGAAACGAGCCTCGAATCTGA